A single Bacillota bacterium DNA region contains:
- a CDS encoding C-terminal binding protein yields MTLKVVVTDNIFPDLDIEREALKAIGATLEEYQCKNVEEIIDKVKDADALLNIYAIVSKKTIDSLEKCKIIARYGIGVDTIDLEAARERGIYVTNVPDYCVDEVSDHAMALLLASVRKIVPLHRTVQSGIWSIQEQRPMYRLRGQTLGFMGFGKIARLVKEKAAPFGFKFIAYDPFLKESPDKEVDLVELQDLFSRSDYLSLHTPLTPETRGMVNYSLLSLMKPTAIIINTARGPVINEDDLVKALDEKKIGGAALDVLKQEAISKDDPLLGRDNVIITPHAAYYSEEATVEQRNKAVMQIIKTFRNEKPDYLV; encoded by the coding sequence ATGACTTTAAAAGTAGTGGTAACCGATAATATTTTCCCTGATCTTGATATCGAACGGGAAGCACTGAAGGCTATCGGGGCCACCCTGGAAGAATACCAGTGCAAGAATGTGGAAGAAATCATCGACAAGGTAAAAGATGCCGACGCTCTTCTAAATATTTACGCCATTGTCAGTAAAAAAACAATTGACTCCCTGGAAAAATGTAAGATAATCGCCCGATACGGTATCGGTGTCGATACGATCGATCTGGAGGCGGCCAGGGAACGTGGCATCTATGTAACCAATGTTCCCGATTACTGTGTGGATGAAGTTTCCGATCATGCCATGGCTCTTCTTTTGGCATCGGTAAGAAAGATTGTTCCCCTCCACCGGACTGTTCAGTCCGGTATCTGGAGCATCCAGGAACAGCGTCCCATGTATCGTTTAAGGGGTCAAACCCTTGGGTTTATGGGTTTTGGTAAAATTGCCAGACTGGTAAAGGAGAAGGCTGCTCCATTTGGCTTTAAATTTATAGCTTACGATCCTTTCCTGAAAGAAAGCCCCGACAAAGAGGTAGACCTGGTTGAACTTCAGGATCTTTTCAGCAGGAGCGATTATCTCTCACTCCATACGCCTTTAACCCCGGAAACACGGGGAATGGTTAATTACAGCCTCTTATCGTTGATGAAGCCAACTGCAATTATTATCAATACAGCCAGGGGTCCGGTTATTAATGAAGATGACCTGGTGAAAGCGCTGGATGAAAAGAAAATCGGTGGAGCCGCTCTTGACGTGTTGAAACAGGAAGCTATCAGCAAGGATGATCCGCTCTTGGGCAGGGATAACGTAATAATCACACCACACGCTGCCTATTATTCGGAAGAAGCTACAGTTGAACAGCGGAATAAAGCAGTAATGCAGATCATCAAAACCTTCCGCAATGAAAAACCTGATTATCTGGTGTAA
- a CDS encoding reductive dehalogenase domain-containing protein, giving the protein MPDLTDRIIDFARSKGADLVGIADADSFLIQDEQNKFCPRFYLPEAKSVIVIGLKLVDSIWDRLTGNYDPYSTNLHSYLMHYNYDQLDFISCQVARFLEDIGYDGYPIEARTETKSGKVFVGLFPFKEAAVLAGMGRIGKSSLLITPEFGPRVRLTAVITDAPLDTTIEAEPGTVEDVCNSCTLCIDQCPAGAISYDKEKKVTVIDKEMCQARMDWAQCALCQGVCILGHKAAKKRRERKTNIYYMGF; this is encoded by the coding sequence ATGCCGGATTTAACAGACAGGATTATTGATTTCGCACGAAGCAAGGGGGCAGATCTGGTTGGTATAGCAGATGCTGATTCTTTTTTGATTCAGGATGAGCAGAACAAATTTTGCCCCCGATTTTACCTGCCGGAAGCTAAAAGCGTGATAGTGATTGGACTGAAGCTGGTAGACTCGATATGGGACCGTTTAACCGGAAATTACGACCCGTACAGTACCAATTTACACAGCTATTTAATGCACTACAATTATGATCAACTGGATTTCATCTCCTGCCAGGTTGCCCGATTTCTTGAAGATATTGGTTACGATGGTTATCCGATTGAAGCCAGGACTGAAACAAAAAGCGGTAAAGTTTTCGTCGGCCTTTTTCCATTTAAAGAAGCTGCTGTTCTGGCCGGCATGGGCAGAATCGGAAAAAGTTCTTTACTGATAACTCCTGAATTCGGACCACGGGTCAGGCTGACTGCAGTTATCACGGATGCACCGCTTGATACCACAATTGAAGCAGAGCCGGGAACGGTCGAAGATGTATGCAATTCCTGTACACTCTGTATCGACCAATGCCCTGCCGGAGCCATCAGTTATGACAAAGAAAAAAAAGTCACTGTTATCGACAAGGAAATGTGCCAGGCGAGAATGGACTGGGCTCAATGTGCCCTCTGTCAGGGAGTTTGTATCCTTGGTCACAAGGCAGCAAAAAAAAGAAGAGAAAGAAAAACCAACATATACTACATGGGGTTTTAA